The following are encoded in a window of Sphaerisporangium siamense genomic DNA:
- a CDS encoding HNH endonuclease family protein, translating into MAGVAAVALLAGCGPVETGGLGDTGGRAGSGGKGGGSTGVSPLDNPDGTERGLGAISSGKDRAAAVKLIDKVPTKGRGAKTGYDREDFGYAWADNAEDIPFARNGCDTRNDILKRDGKDLKYRSGSNCVLVSMTLEDPYTGKTIEWSKSDAAEVQIDHVMPLSYDWQMGASRWSKAERMRIANDPLNLLPVDGSANSSKGDSGPATWLPPSKTIRCAYAVRFAQVALKYDLPVTAPDKDAMLAQCR; encoded by the coding sequence ATGGCGGGCGTCGCCGCGGTCGCCCTGCTGGCCGGGTGCGGACCGGTCGAGACCGGCGGCCTCGGGGACACCGGCGGCCGTGCCGGGTCCGGAGGCAAGGGCGGCGGCTCGACCGGGGTCAGCCCGCTCGACAATCCCGACGGCACCGAACGCGGCCTGGGGGCGATCAGCTCGGGCAAGGACCGGGCCGCCGCCGTCAAGCTGATCGACAAGGTGCCGACCAAGGGACGCGGCGCGAAGACCGGCTACGACCGCGAGGACTTCGGGTACGCCTGGGCGGACAACGCGGAGGACATCCCCTTCGCGCGCAACGGCTGCGACACCCGCAACGACATCCTGAAGCGGGACGGGAAGGACCTGAAGTACCGGTCGGGCTCGAACTGCGTCCTGGTCTCGATGACCCTTGAGGACCCCTACACCGGCAAGACCATCGAGTGGAGCAAGAGCGACGCCGCCGAGGTCCAGATCGACCACGTCATGCCGCTGTCCTACGACTGGCAGATGGGAGCGTCCCGCTGGAGCAAGGCCGAGCGGATGCGGATCGCCAACGACCCGCTGAACCTCCTGCCGGTGGACGGCTCGGCCAACTCCTCCAAGGGCGACTCCGGCCCGGCGACCTGGCTTCCCCCGTCCAAGACGATCCGCTGCGCGTACGCGGTGCGTTTCGCCCAGGTGGCGCTGAAGTACGACCTGCCGGTGACGGCCCCGGACAAGGACGCCATGCTCGCCCAGTGCCGCTGA
- a CDS encoding PepSY domain-containing protein translates to MTNNTSTERIGRTARLILAGAGALAVLGAGALPATARAAVPATTMAVASSVTGSAAISARQAVRIAKKRVPGARVTEVEREWEHGQRVWKVELTKRHTEYDVYVSARTGKIVKFRQEHDD, encoded by the coding sequence ATGACGAACAACACGAGCACCGAACGAATCGGCAGGACGGCCCGGCTCATCCTCGCGGGCGCGGGCGCGCTCGCCGTCCTCGGCGCCGGCGCCCTCCCGGCCACGGCACGCGCCGCCGTCCCCGCCACGACCATGGCCGTCGCCTCCTCGGTCACCGGCAGCGCGGCGATCTCCGCACGGCAGGCCGTCAGGATCGCCAAGAAGCGCGTGCCCGGCGCGCGGGTCACCGAGGTGGAGCGCGAGTGGGAGCACGGGCAGCGGGTCTGGAAGGTCGAGCTGACCAAGCGGCACACCGAGTACGACGTCTACGTCTCGGCGCGCACCGGGAAGATCGTCAAGTTCCGTCAGGAGCACGACGACTGA
- a CDS encoding septum formation initiator has product MKRRPLLVVAGWLVVALVATGAGVVVTTFLGESVTGAGRVMSSADVRRALEVTPPPGTAVPAPTIPSPAAGTPAPRTDPDAGRAFRGRGGVVVARCSGGLVTLLTWTPSPGYAVKDAESGPRDKARVRFEAGDDEETEIEVRCSGGRPTASVEDD; this is encoded by the coding sequence ATGAAACGGCGCCCGCTGCTGGTCGTCGCCGGGTGGCTGGTCGTCGCGCTCGTGGCGACCGGCGCCGGCGTCGTCGTCACCACGTTCCTCGGCGAGTCGGTCACCGGGGCGGGCCGCGTGATGTCCTCCGCCGACGTGCGGCGCGCCCTGGAGGTCACGCCGCCCCCGGGCACGGCCGTGCCGGCCCCCACGATCCCGTCCCCCGCCGCCGGGACGCCCGCGCCCCGGACGGACCCCGACGCCGGCCGGGCGTTCCGGGGACGGGGCGGGGTCGTCGTCGCGCGGTGCTCCGGCGGGCTGGTCACCCTGCTCACCTGGACCCCCTCCCCCGGATACGCGGTGAAGGACGCCGAGTCCGGGCCGCGCGACAAGGCGCGCGTCAGGTTCGAGGCCGGGGACGACGAGGAGACCGAGATCGAGGTCCGCTGCTCCGGCGGCCGGCCCACCGCCTCCGTGGAGGACGACTGA
- a CDS encoding sensor histidine kinase, with translation MRRWLAVLVAATTSLVLIALLVPMALLVRALAQSGAVDQATAEAQSVAASVGTADAAALTITAERASASGGHPVTVFLPDGRVLGSAAPRSPAVEYAARGRSLVAETPSGLEVLVSVQGLPGGTAVVRVGLAEADLRRGVGEAWLGMLLLGLALIGVGILVADRLALALTRPMSGLARVSHRLAAGDLTARTTPGGPPEVRDVGLALDHLAGRIGDLLAEERETAADISHRLRTPLTGLRLEAESLADPEEAARLGARVDALERAVSSVINDVRRRSRDQESCDAAAVVGERVRFWSVLAEDQDRPVDLRLPPAPLTVAAGAADLGACVDALLGNVFAHTPEGAGFAVRLTAVPEGARLEVADDGPGFGAGSLARGRSGAGSTGLGLDIARRTAEGSGGSMAVAAAPGGGALVVLLLGRR, from the coding sequence GTGAGGCGCTGGCTGGCGGTGCTGGTGGCCGCCACGACCTCGCTGGTGCTCATCGCGCTGCTCGTCCCCATGGCGCTGCTGGTGCGCGCGCTCGCGCAGAGCGGCGCGGTCGACCAGGCCACCGCCGAGGCGCAGTCGGTGGCGGCCTCGGTGGGCACGGCCGACGCCGCCGCGCTGACGATCACGGCCGAACGCGCGTCCGCGTCGGGCGGGCATCCGGTCACCGTGTTCCTGCCGGACGGCCGCGTCCTCGGCTCCGCCGCCCCGAGGTCGCCCGCCGTGGAGTACGCCGCGCGGGGGCGCAGCCTGGTGGCCGAGACGCCGTCCGGCCTTGAGGTGCTGGTCAGCGTCCAGGGCCTGCCCGGCGGCACGGCCGTGGTCCGCGTGGGCCTGGCCGAGGCCGACCTGCGCCGGGGCGTCGGCGAGGCGTGGCTCGGCATGCTTCTTCTCGGGCTGGCGCTGATCGGGGTCGGCATCCTGGTCGCCGACCGCCTCGCGCTCGCCCTCACCAGGCCCATGAGCGGGCTCGCCCGCGTCTCCCACCGGCTCGCCGCCGGCGACCTGACGGCGCGGACCACGCCGGGCGGCCCGCCGGAGGTGCGCGACGTCGGGCTCGCGCTGGACCACCTGGCCGGGCGCATCGGCGACCTGCTGGCCGAGGAGCGCGAGACGGCCGCCGACATCTCCCACCGGCTGCGCACCCCTCTCACCGGCCTGCGGCTGGAGGCCGAGTCGCTGGCCGACCCCGAGGAGGCCGCGCGGCTCGGCGCCCGCGTCGACGCCCTGGAGCGCGCGGTCAGCTCGGTGATCAACGACGTGCGCCGCCGCTCGCGCGACCAGGAATCGTGCGACGCGGCGGCGGTCGTGGGCGAGCGGGTCAGGTTCTGGTCGGTGCTGGCCGAGGACCAGGACCGGCCGGTGGACCTGCGGCTTCCGCCCGCGCCGCTCACCGTGGCGGCCGGCGCCGCCGACCTGGGCGCCTGCGTGGACGCCCTGCTCGGCAACGTCTTCGCCCACACCCCCGAGGGCGCCGGGTTCGCGGTGCGGCTCACGGCCGTCCCTGAGGGGGCGCGGCTGGAGGTCGCCGACGACGGGCCCGGGTTCGGCGCGGGATCCCTCGCGCGGGGACGCAGCGGCGCGGGGTCGACCGGGCTCGGCCTCGACATCGCGCGGCGCACGGCGGAGGGGTCCGGAGGGTCGATGGCCGTGGCCGCCGCGCCGGGCGGCGGCGCGCTGGTCGTCCTGCTCTTAGGACGCCGTTAA
- a CDS encoding response regulator transcription factor has translation MATILIVEDDAAIRTALIRGLRDRGHAVTSAPAALEGLRQAVADRPDLVVLDLGLPDLDGAEMLRMLRAVSRVPVIVATARDGDAEMVRLLDAGADDYVVKPFSAAQLDARVRAVLRRADGGPADPSITVGGLRLDPRGREAALGGVVLDLTPREFDLLHYLAARPGQVVTKRELLTQVWQVPYGGADKTVDVHLSWLRRKLGETAQEPRYLHTVRGVGVKLVDPS, from the coding sequence ATGGCCACCATCCTGATCGTCGAGGACGACGCGGCGATCCGCACCGCGCTCATCCGGGGACTTCGCGATCGGGGGCACGCCGTGACCTCCGCGCCCGCCGCGCTGGAGGGCCTGCGGCAGGCCGTGGCCGACCGCCCCGACCTGGTCGTGCTCGACCTCGGCCTGCCCGACCTGGACGGCGCCGAGATGCTGCGGATGCTCAGGGCCGTCAGCCGCGTGCCCGTGATCGTGGCCACCGCGCGGGACGGCGACGCCGAGATGGTCCGCCTGCTGGACGCCGGGGCCGACGACTACGTGGTGAAGCCCTTCAGCGCCGCCCAGCTCGACGCCCGGGTCCGCGCCGTGCTGCGCCGCGCCGACGGCGGGCCCGCCGACCCGTCGATCACCGTGGGCGGCCTGCGGCTGGACCCGCGCGGACGCGAGGCGGCGCTCGGCGGCGTGGTCCTCGACCTCACCCCGCGCGAGTTCGACCTGCTGCACTACCTGGCCGCCCGCCCCGGCCAGGTGGTGACCAAGCGGGAGCTGCTCACGCAGGTGTGGCAGGTGCCCTACGGAGGCGCGGACAAGACCGTGGACGTCCACCTGTCCTGGCTGCGGCGCAAGCTCGGCGAGACCGCCCAGGAGCCCCGGTACCTGCACACCGTGCGCGGCGTGGGCGTCAAGCTGGTCGACCCCTCGTGA